One stretch of Nicotiana tabacum cultivar K326 chromosome 18, ASM71507v2, whole genome shotgun sequence DNA includes these proteins:
- the LOC107769450 gene encoding protein ACCELERATED CELL DEATH 6-like, which translates to MPMDKLLYVAAKEGNMEVLEQYKDKFATELTPYNNTVLHVAAQHDGFNRPKSPIGFLDMAGPNLFFSLNCNGDTFIHVAARNGNLEIIKAFINYTKNCGGLGIVRDIEADIQKLLSITNNDGNTALHEAVMHGRRSDDMVELLVKEDAAFSHPPNKAGKSPLYLAVERGDNVSVELILNNCASPSYAGPIGATALHAVVMHPFPTTVYNDSCA; encoded by the exons ATGCCTATGGATAAGCTGTTATACGTAGCTGCCAAAGAAGGTAACATGGAGGTTCTGGAACAATACAAGGATAAGTTCGCCACCGAATTAACTCCTTATAACAACACGGTCCTCCATGTTGCAGCTCAGCATGATGGTTTCAATCGACCGAAATCCCCCATAGGTTTTCTTGATATGGCAGGTCCGAACTTGTTCTTCAGCTTGAACTGTAACGGGGATACTTTTATTCATGTGGCTGCTAGAAATGGCAATCTTGAGATCATTAAAGCTTTTATCAACTACACGAAAAATTGTGGAGGGCTCGGGATTGTTCGTGATATAGAAGCTGACATTCAAAAACTGCTGAGTATTACCAATAACGATGGAAATACGGCCTTGCATGAAGCTGTAATGCATGGGCGGCGTAGTGACGACATGGTAGAATTATTGGTTAAAGAAGATGCTGCTTTCTCACATCCGCCTAATAAAGCCGGGAAAAGTCCACTGTATCTTGCTGTGGAAAGAGGAGATAATGTTTCTGTTGAATTGATTCTGAACAACTGCGCTTCACCATCTTATGCTGGCCCTATTGGCGCAACTGCGCTACATGCAGTTGTAATGCATCCTTTCCCTACTACAG TTTATAATGACAGTTGTGCTTGA
- the LOC142172846 gene encoding protein ACCELERATED CELL DEATH 6-like: MIVKKEGTLTKQVDEFAWSSLHFAAYFGSAKLVKQLLVADREMAYKIIREYNMTPLHLAAINDNHEVVEEILNQCPDTLEAVTSHGQNLLHLACTNKENSRENSKMRDFLGRQHLLQNLIDQKDADGNTPFHAKGKIVLYHPRLEEIDLDRIRHTSLREEMLRECMEVWKERANTHLIVATLIATVSFAAGFTIPGGYNGDDGPNKGMAILWKKAAFQVFAVADTFAMTSSTSAMFLHYLATYERETKRLNRYVTAGILVLIAMVAMMVAFMTGLYVVLPSSSCVAVSICFICSLTLIGLIFSFGKTLSDSFSEFSKYYC; the protein is encoded by the exons ATGATAGTGAAAAAGGAAGGAACTTTGACAAAGCAAGTAGACGAATTTGCATGGAGTTCTCTCCATTTCGCGGCATATTTCGGCTCTGCAAAATTAGTGAAACAGTTATTAGTTGCAGATAGAGAAATGGCTTATAAAATCATTAGAGAATACAATATGACACCTCTGCATTTAGCAGCCATTAATGATAATCATGAGGTTGTGGAAGAGATTTTAAATCAATGTCCAGATACCTTGGAGGCAGTCACTAGCCATGGCCAAAATCTTCTTCACCTTGCATGCACTAATAAGGAGAATTCGAGGGAGAATTCAAAAATGAGAGATTTCCTTGGCAGACAACACCTGCTCCAAAACCTCATAGATCAGAAAGACGCTGATGGGAACACGCCCTTTCATGCTAAAGGGAAAATCGTGTTATATCACCCTCGCTTGGAGGAAATAGATCTCGACAGAATCAGACAT ACATCATTACGTGAAGAGATGCTTAGAGAATGCATGGAAGTATGGAAAGAAAGAGCGAACACACATTTGATAGTGGCTACTCTCATAGCAACAGTCTCTTTCGCGGCTGGCTTTACCATTCCTGGTGGCTACAATGGTGACGATGGTCCAAATAAAGGCATGGCAATCCTATGGAAGAAAGCAGCATTTCAAGTATTCGCAGTAGCAGATACATTTGCCATGACATCTTCAACTTCTGCAATGTTCTTACATTACCTTGCAACTTACGAACGAGAGACCAAAAGGTTGAATCGTTATGTAACTGCTGGCATCCTTGTCTTGATTGCTATGGTAGCAATGATGGTAGCATTTATGACTGGTTTATACGTTGTGCTACCTTCTTCAAGCTGTGTAGCAGTATCTATCTGTTTCATTTGTTCTTTAACACTTATCGGTTTGATATTTAGTTTTGGTAAGACTTTATCTGATTCATTTTCAGAGTTTTCGAAATATTATTGCTGA